GGATGTGTACGTTAAATCATAGAGGCCGGAAAATTCCATTATCTAAAGAATTTCTTCTAATGCATCTTGGCAGCTGTCCTGCCGCCAGTTATACCTTCCATGCATTTCCAACGGCAAAGTTTAAAGCTATACTTTTGCATTGGTGCAGATATTTTTATCTTACACAATGTCTTTATGGTTCGAACTTTGGTGACCAATATTCCATTAGTACACATTGCAATATCTTGCCTTTCTTTTTCACACGTGTATCTGCCTTTAGTTGAAAAACTAGTTTGGTTGTCATCTTTTCAGGTTATAATTGATGCTATCGTCAAAGATCCTGCAAGGCTGTAATTGATTTCAAGCGCTAGCTTCTTAGTTCTCATATGTTGGAACTATGCTTTTTTGACTTGTCATCTTTTCAAGGTTATTTTGGAGGTTTTATCCAAGCACATTCATTTTCAGGTTATGTTCCAACTTTTGCTTTTTTAGATCATGTTGAAATGAAGGGCGGCTCTAAACCTCTAACTCACCCGGAATGCCGCAGCACCAGAAGCAAGCAGCAGCGAGACCCAATAGCATGGCCATATTCTGTTCTTGTCGCGCCATTAGTAGTGGCGCGACCAAAGGGTCCTGCCACGCCACCAAGTAAAAAACGCAGTCCTTACTGGGCTTGGGCACAAAATGGCACGACAAAGTAGGCTTGTCGCGCCAGTGGTGTTGGCGCGACAAAGCCCTTCTGCCGCGCCATTGTGTGCCCAAGCCCAGTAACGACTGCTTTTTTGACTTGTTGGCGCGGCAGATCCCTTTTGTCGCGCCACTCCGAATGGCGCGACAGAGTACGTTTGTGGCGCCAACCGGAATGGCGCGACAAGCACAGAATTCAGCCAGCCAACTCCGCTGCTGTGAGTGTGGCCGGCATTGCTGTGAGTGTTGTCGTGGTGACGATGAGCTCAGGAAATTTCCTGCCAACATAATTTCCTCATACGTTATAACGTAAGTTAGTGATTAATTAAAGTTGAAAATATGATGAGGTCTCGATTTGATTATAAGAAATAATCTGCGATGTCTCCATTCTTTCTTTGTCTCATTCGCAAGAGACAAATACGTACACACATACATAAAGAGACAAAAGAGTGAGTGATAATGTCGACTTTGTAGTATGAAATATTatactctatttttttagagttagAAATATTTTATACcatgaatatataattgatCTCTTTGATTCTACAATTTCCTTATACTCTTTTGTACTTTTCATATAGTCTGTTGTTCATAGCTTCCAATGACGGCCAAGCCTACTGAAGAATGGCGCAACTCGAGTCCGGTTAAAATTGATCATGGTGGTTTGTCGTCTGACCAGAGCACCTCGTATGACCTTAGAAGTGATGGCACTCGGCAACAGGTCAAAGTGATGGCAGTCGGCACCCATATATGCCGAGTGTTTAggccaaaacactcggcaaagggccgctttgccgagtgttatagccaaaacactcggcaaagctttcatatattcaattttatttttgtttttagcTTCAGCTCGTGCAAATCAAACACCTCACATGTCACACAAATTGCTCAATTGTCACATATATGACACAAATGTCTTAAATATGACATATATCACCAAACAAGTCCACATATCACACATATAGTACACAGATATCATCACAAGTCCACAAATCAAACCAAGTCCACCACCAAGCTCACAAGTATCACCAAACAAGTCCATAACAAATCACGTACTCAGTAGCATGCAAACCGATACTCTAGATGTACATGCATACACACACAACCTACTGTACGGTGTCCAGAAGATCTACATACCACGTACGCATTAGAAATCATGTAGACAGAAGCATTTATTTACCGAACGATATGAAGGTTATAACCAGATTTTGAGTGAGGCAGTCAAGGTCGTCCATGTAACGCATGTAGCGGCGTGCAGGATCCCCTCTTACAGCTCCCACGTTCTTCCAGTAGTAAGCAACAGTGGGCCTGGACTCCTCATCATGGTGTGGCCACGGCTGCAAAAGGAGGAAAATTATGGTTATCCAAAAATCATTTAATGTCCCGCAAACGAAAAGTGAGATTGCAACTCTAATTAATACCTCAAGTTCACCTCGGTACGGCCGGCCTACTGGAAAGCGCTCCCAAATCCAGATTTGCAGGAGGTATGCACAACCTCCTAGGTTTGAATCATGAGCAATCCGCCGACATGTGTCACAAAGCTGCCGGTACATCCAAGCTAAAGTTGCCGACCCCCAACTATACTGAGCAATGTTCTCCCACTGCTGGCCCACAATTGGAAGTATCATCCATGAAATCGTGTTTCCCGAACCATCAGGAAACAGAAAACCCCCAAACAAGTGCCACAACCATACGCGAGCATACCGCTCTACAACCCCCTGCGGTGCTCCTTGAGGACAATGGTTAAAATTCTGCCTCAACCAAGCCGAGCTAACCCCTGAGGTCTTCCTGTCCTTGACCCCCTCAGGTGGTTCTGGAGGCCGAATCCCAATCAGTGCTTCTACCATATCTCTCCAGCCATCATTATGTATAATGCCGGTCACTGCTATTCCCTCTAAAGGCAGCCCAAGAATCATCGCCACATCTTGCAAGGTGATGGTGACCTCCCCGCAAGGTAAATGAAAAgaatgtgtctccggcctccaacgGTCCACAAAAGTAGTTAGCAGAGGCGCATCCATCACTGGGAGGCCCGCACACACCACTCGAGCAAGAGGAAGCATCCCAGCCCGGCGAAGGAATGGCACATACCACTCATCCCACCGAAGGGGGGAGTGGGTACGTGCGCGGAGGGGCGCCAACACCTAATATGGGAACAAATGAGTCGTTACAGGCAGCTAAAAAGTTAAATTGAACTATTGAGAAATAGTAACACTAACCTCGGCACGGTCAACTAGGACGTGTGCTCGGTGCTTGGAGTCGTAGAACGTCTCCAGTAGGGGGAACGTGGGGTGCGCCATCCTGCAATGATGAATCAAAACTCGATGAGTATAAGACAAAAATAAAGACCAAGACAAACCCAACTAATAATGATTAGCAAAAcactatatgtatatattaatatttgtgCTAAGCACAAACTACTGTACCTCTCCCTGTGTGATATGCCTAGTCCTCTTTCTAACGCTTGTTGTGGACGTTCTTTtttgtttagattttttttcttcttacacTTGCACTGGGAACAAAATCTATGGAACTTGGAGCAACGGTTCTGGCTCCTGTCCTCATCGAAATCACCGGTGCCATAGTCCGCACCAGCCCGACCTTGCGACTCGTCCATGTCACctttgagccttttcttctgcCTCCTTCCTTTTTTAGGTTTCAATAGCGACGCATCCGGCACGTACTCTAGTCCCTTGTACTCGGGCCATTGGGACGGATCGAGATAAGGCTCAAAACTGGACTCCCATATGTTGATTGTGTTTGACCGAGCGTAGTACGGGCTCAAATAGGTGGGGCTTTTGAAACAAAGTCCTCGATCTCTACATGCCGCTATTAGGTGCGAGCATGGAAGGTGCAACAGCTGTGGTGTCATGCAAGTGCACTCGCCAAATCTGAGGTCCACTTTGTAATGGCGTCCTCCATGACTCTCTCCTCCTATATTTGTACCACCTGCACCTCTAACACTATAAATCATTCTTGCAGGGCCGTAAGGCGCTGCAAGCTGGTTCACCGATCTATCCTCAGCATCCTTCAGGTGTTCCTCCGCTATTAGTCCCCATTGTCCACCCTTATCCAACAAACTCCTGCATTTACCCCATCTATCGACGAAGTACTCGTTCAACTTCTCGAAGGAGTACTCTACAATGCCTGCAACAGGTCTTGACCGAATAcccctaaaaatattatttaatgACTCAGCATTGTTCGTGGTCATGATACCGTACCGCTTCCCCCCTTCATCATAAGCAAGAGCCCATTTATCCTTGTCCACCATCTCGCCTTTCAGCAACTCCTTGGCCGTGTCATTCATTTCCATTTCTAAATCAGCAAGTTTTTCTTCAAAAGCTTTCTCCGTGCGCACTGAACACAATAACTTTAGTTTCCTAATTAGTTCCTTCTTTTTCTGACGCCTCCACATGTTTGCTGCAAAATGTCGCATGCACCACCTATGCACAAGAGGGGGAAATCCATCCATGTGCTCTTTAACACTGTTTAAGAGGCCATGGTGCCGGTCGGAAATCATACAAACTTGTATGGAGGGACCCAAGACATACTGCCGCACCAGCTTCATGTACCAGGACCAGCTGTCATTATTTTCTCCTTCGGTCAAAACAAATGCTAACGGAACTAGTTGCCTCTCTGGATCCACGGCAACTGCCATCATTAGTGTCCCCTTGTATTTACCCGTCAAGAATGTGGCATCCACGAGGATCGCAGGTCGACAATGCTGGAATGATTCAGCACACTGGGGAAAGTACCAGAACACCCTTTGTAAAACATGTTTGTACACTCCATTGTGAGGAAGCATCATGTTTCCCGGGTGTACGAACCATGTAATCCCTGGATTGTATAGGGACATGCCCGTCAAGACTCTGGGCACCCTTGCATATGACTCAAGCCAATCTCCCCAGCAAAGAGCTATAGCATGCTGTTTTGCACGCCAAGCTTTCGAGTACTTCACCTGGTAAGAACACATGCCGAAAATTGACTCCATAAGCGAAGGAACGGATGTGTCACTGTCCTTCTGAACAATACCAAGAATGCGATGTGCTAGGTAACGTGTCGTGCACTGTGCGTGAACTTGCTTCGGTCTGGACGATGCACATGTGTGAGGATGTCTGACTTTGGTGATTTTCCACTGACCCGTGCCCCTAACAATCCGTGCCCATACACCCCATAGGCACCCCTGCTTGCATAGCACATCGTACCGTACGCTCTTGTCCGAATGAACCACATTAAATGGACGATGATGACGCACTGCATAATCAGCTAAGAAAAACTGCAACTCTGGAAGTGAATTGAACTTCATGCCCTTGCGAATCTCTGGACTGTCACTATCAATTACAGACTCGCTTTCAAAGACATATGAGTCACAAATTGCTCTATGGATCCTACTAAGATCCTTATCATTTGAAACCGCCGGGACTTCAATGTGGGGTAGCTTCATCATGCGCAACTCTTCAGCGGTATAACTAAATCGTGCCTCAGCATTATTAACAGCTCGACCCATTGCCCCATCCCTACACTCTTCATCACCACTTATGTCCTCATGACTAGGGCTGGATCCATCGCCATCATCATTTTCCTGCACTGCTTGGGGCGCCCTAGCATTACCCTCCGGTTCTTCTTCCCCAGTGGCTTCATCAtcgtcctcatcatcactactatTGTATTCATTGTCCTCTGAACCTAAAGAAACATCATCATCCTCTCCAGCACAcctctcatcctcctcctcgaagGTACCACTGTCGAAATGATCGCAAGCAACGGCCATATCATAGTCCGCAAAAATTCACTAGCACAAGTGAGATTTGGGACATCTTCTACAAGAGTTGACTCTTGAGTCATATTCTCAATACGAAATTGAACTTCATCTACTATCCCaactggttcttctaatcttgttctaCGGGTTATTTCAACAACCACCTCTAAACAAACCACATTTGCACGAGCTACTATATCCTTGTACTTTCTCCAATGCATCTCAGATTCCAATGTCATCAAAACATAATGTGCTCTAGCTTTACCACAATCAAATCTATCCCTCAGAGATATTTCATCAATTCCACATGAATGTTTGGAAACCACCCGGTCTACCAAATCCTTTAACAATGGAGGACCATCGAACAATTCGATATCCTCTACCATATTCTCAAACTCTCCAGTTTCCTTAACCATACCACCATGAAAAACCCGAACTAATTCGTCcatctacaacaaaaaaaatcgGAGTACCTTCATCTCTTATACAACCCTTGGATCTTGAAACAATATTACGAGTATTACATCACATGAGCTTGCACCTTATCCTAAGAACAACTAGATGGATCTTTAACCAACCATGACAAGATGATCCGAT
The nucleotide sequence above comes from Panicum virgatum strain AP13 chromosome 3K, P.virgatum_v5, whole genome shotgun sequence. Encoded proteins:
- the LOC120700894 gene encoding protein MAIN-LIKE 1-like translates to MVDKDKWALAYDEGGKRYGIMTTNNAESLNNIFRGIRSRPVAGIVEYSFEKLNEYFVDRWGKCRSLLDKGGQWGLIAEEHLKDAEDRSVNQLAAPYGPARMIYSVRGAVLIHHCRMAHPTFPLLETFYDSKHRAHVLVDRAEVLAPLRARTHSPLRWDEWYVPFLRRAGMLPLARVVCAGLPVMDAPLLTTFVDRWRPETHSFHLPCGEVTITLQDVAMILGLPLEGIAVTGIIHNDGWRDMVEALIGIRPPEPPEGVKDRKTSGVSSAWLRQNFNHCPQGAPQGVVERYARVWLWHLFGGFLFPDGSGNTISWMILPIVGQQWENIAQYSWGSATLAWMYRQLCDTCRRIAHDSNLGGCAYLLQIWIWERFPVGRPYRGELEPWPHHDEESRPTVAYYWKNVGAVRGDPARRYMRYMDDLDCLTQNLVITFISFGK